In the Candidatus Woesearchaeota archaeon genome, one interval contains:
- a CDS encoding 50S ribosomal protein L34e, which yields MVKPGHKSRTLRRVMKKTPGSNTVMHFEKRKPNAAKCGICGDNLKGVPRERPFKMRTMPKSVKRPERPYGGCLCSKCTRRVIIGKTRVTE from the coding sequence ATGGTTAAACCTGGTCATAAGTCAAGAACATTGAGAAGAGTCATGAAAAAGACTCCTGGAAGCAATACAGTTATGCATTTCGAGAAACGAAAGCCTAACGCTGCTAAATGCGGTATTTGCGGTGATAATCTCAAAGGAGTGCCTCGAGAAAGGCCTTTTAAGATGAGAACTATGCCGAAATCTGTTAAGCGCCCTGAAAGGCCTTATGGTGGATGTTTGTGTTCCAAATGTACTCGAAGAGTTATCATTGGCAAGACCCGAGTTACAGAATAA
- a CDS encoding 50S ribosomal protein L14e has product MMEVGRLCTKIAGRDSGKVCVIVDIMDSNHVLIDGETRRRKCNIIHLDPQASTIELTQGADHALVVEEFKKLGIELTETTKKEAKPRPRKVRGSEKAELVDKSKKGKAAAKKEDKPKIEAKVESKEVAETKLEKAIDQE; this is encoded by the coding sequence ATGATGGAAGTAGGACGATTATGTACTAAAATTGCAGGAAGAGACTCAGGTAAAGTTTGCGTTATTGTTGATATTATGGATTCTAACCATGTTCTTATTGATGGTGAGACTAGAAGACGTAAATGCAATATTATTCATTTAGATCCGCAAGCATCTACTATTGAACTTACACAAGGAGCAGATCATGCATTAGTTGTGGAAGAATTCAAAAAATTAGGTATTGAATTAACTGAAACTACTAAAAAAGAAGCTAAACCAAGACCTCGAAAAGTAAGGGGATCTGAAAAAGCTGAGTTAGTTGATAAATCAAAAAAAGGTAAGGCTGCTGCTAAAAAAGAAGACAAACCTAAAATTGAAGCAAAAGTAGAATCAAAAGAAGTTGCTGAAACTAAACTTGAGAAAGCTATTGATCAAGAATAA